A genomic window from Candidatus Methylacidiphilum fumarolicum includes:
- a CDS encoding DUF3088 family protein — translation MQPILYLLKPGFYDGPGDPYYCPYCMIFEGVLKTYPQLKDRLKVCYVSFEKPRKEIIDLIGEENQSCPVIIFDHPLDPSIPFQAKKYGDKFFLNEPEEIGLYLSKEFKIPRPHF, via the coding sequence ATGCAACCAATATTGTACTTGCTAAAGCCTGGATTTTATGATGGACCAGGCGATCCTTACTATTGTCCTTATTGTATGATCTTTGAAGGGGTTTTAAAAACTTATCCGCAATTAAAAGACCGTTTAAAAGTCTGCTATGTTTCCTTTGAAAAACCTAGAAAAGAAATCATCGACCTAATTGGAGAGGAAAACCAATCCTGTCCAGTTATTATTTTTGACCATCCACTGGATCCATCTATTCCTTTTCAAGCGAAAAAATATGGGGATAAGTTTTTCCTAAACGAACCTGAAGAAATAGGCCTTTATCTTTCTAAGGAGTTCAAAATCCCAAGACCACATTTCTAA
- a CDS encoding outer membrane beta-barrel protein: MKFSFTNRFFAASFCFSLLIFLFFSFFSIRAIADNTSSQNSHSTKKKALKKEKSKSNPDPLSDASAQIEEKNKQIEELTKKLEDQGIPVQANTKGIVLSGYVDASYTYNFINAPAFNRVPGFVPPPGYVGPTNTAGFAQGYPAIPGREPVDAIPGGGFNMNAFKLALEKPLTEENRWQAGFRADLIVGQDAVVGAPDAITGLGVPSSSWYSFNTSSFWLEQAYVIFRAPIGNGLDIKIGKFVDPAGYEVVERPVNLDFTYGLLFANLLPTTLTGLQAIYRWDDQWTSRFGIADGGFNVSRGGMEYFGYINNMINNSDAYLLFLNSQWEAKGKNATLSGTLMYGFNGVNPPGFGASPINGVAQPYGIAQGIRGEGPFNQNNAFFLGDLWGSWAPKFARDKLLLGFEFTGGFYNNNVTVVPGAISGLPVDLSSGPSNWYGAAVHMKYQITDIISIAQRADWVESGWNSILAGHNAPTDIWAYTATLAFDLADNFMIRLEYRMDWGRGVLGYYGFPFQNPTGSPTALLGTSNGPVYFVGLEFVYSF; encoded by the coding sequence GTGAAATTTAGTTTTACCAACCGCTTCTTTGCTGCCTCTTTTTGTTTTAGCTTACTTATTTTTTTATTCTTTTCTTTTTTTTCGATTAGAGCCATCGCCGATAACACTTCTTCGCAAAATTCTCATTCGACTAAAAAAAAGGCCCTTAAAAAAGAAAAATCCAAATCCAATCCTGATCCTCTTTCTGATGCATCTGCACAGATTGAAGAGAAGAACAAGCAGATTGAGGAGCTAACCAAGAAGCTAGAGGACCAGGGGATACCGGTGCAAGCGAACACCAAGGGGATCGTGCTGAGTGGGTATGTGGACGCCAGCTATACCTACAATTTTATCAACGCTCCGGCTTTTAATAGAGTGCCTGGTTTTGTTCCTCCGCCGGGTTATGTAGGGCCGACCAACACGGCTGGCTTTGCCCAAGGCTATCCGGCGATTCCTGGTCGAGAGCCTGTGGATGCGATTCCTGGGGGCGGCTTTAACATGAACGCCTTTAAGCTAGCCTTAGAGAAGCCGCTAACGGAAGAGAACCGGTGGCAGGCAGGCTTTAGGGCCGATCTTATCGTGGGACAGGATGCGGTAGTAGGGGCACCGGATGCGATCACTGGCTTAGGAGTTCCTTCTAGTTCTTGGTATTCGTTTAACACCTCCAGCTTTTGGTTAGAGCAAGCGTATGTGATTTTTCGGGCGCCTATAGGCAATGGGTTGGACATAAAGATAGGGAAGTTTGTGGATCCGGCTGGCTACGAGGTAGTGGAGCGGCCAGTGAACCTGGATTTTACCTATGGGCTTTTGTTTGCGAATCTTTTGCCGACCACCCTTACAGGACTGCAAGCGATTTACCGGTGGGATGACCAATGGACGAGCCGTTTTGGGATAGCCGATGGGGGCTTTAACGTGTCGAGGGGAGGGATGGAATATTTTGGCTATATCAATAACATGATCAACAATAGCGATGCCTATTTATTGTTTTTGAACAGCCAATGGGAGGCCAAAGGGAAGAATGCGACGCTGAGCGGCACTCTAATGTATGGGTTTAATGGGGTCAATCCGCCGGGCTTTGGCGCCTCTCCGATCAATGGGGTAGCGCAGCCCTATGGGATAGCGCAGGGGATCAGGGGAGAAGGCCCCTTCAACCAGAACAATGCGTTTTTTCTTGGGGATCTGTGGGGATCATGGGCTCCGAAGTTTGCCCGGGACAAGCTCTTGTTAGGCTTTGAATTTACAGGGGGTTTTTACAACAACAATGTGACGGTGGTGCCTGGAGCCATCAGCGGGCTGCCAGTCGATTTATCGAGTGGGCCTTCGAACTGGTATGGAGCTGCCGTCCACATGAAGTACCAAATTACGGACATAATCAGTATTGCCCAGCGTGCGGACTGGGTGGAGTCAGGATGGAATTCTATTCTTGCTGGACACAATGCCCCCACCGACATTTGGGCGTACACGGCAACGCTTGCGTTTGATCTGGCTGATAATTTCATGATCCGGTTGGAGTACAGGATGGATTGGGGCAGAGGGGTGCTGGGCTACTACGGCTTTCCTTTCCAAAACCCAACGGGCAGTCCTACCGCCCTCCTAGGAACCTCCAATGGACCGGTCTACTTCGTAGGCTTGGAATTTGTCTATAGCTTCTAA
- a CDS encoding NfeD family protein, which translates to MIYGKLGAISLLFFLFCSFLKAQIVKDGNKLVYVIPIRDEIEQTMVYVVKRGVNEAIKSGAIDLIIDLNTPGGQAESMEKIIQQIERFPFQENTFAFVNHKAYSAGAFVAAACRHIYMAPGSVIGAATPVMFSPQGGIQNLPESYEKKILSAYQGLIRAIAERHGHNPAVFNAMVDRDSGLVIDGKEILPKGKVLTLTDTEAIRQYGNPPKPLLAEGIVPSLEQLVEKVIGTKAIIIQLKPTGFEKIGRMMTMLGPLFLTLGLLLAYLELQTGGIALGILSLFFFSLYFLGHYLAGLSGFEPFFLFLLGVSLVLAEVFFFPGLVIPTLMGLLMVVIAILTASAEKLPTENVGSWLARMREGLISLIIAIGSAFLLIFAFSRFIPKRVSIAWNKEPQQKNERTDELFVGMEGQAVTVLRPSGLGRFKGKVVDVVSLGEFIAEGTPIRIVRIEGIRIVVEAVDVKSKE; encoded by the coding sequence ATGATATACGGAAAGTTAGGAGCTATTAGTTTATTGTTTTTTCTTTTTTGTTCATTTCTTAAGGCACAGATAGTCAAGGATGGGAATAAGCTTGTCTATGTGATTCCTATTAGGGATGAGATTGAACAAACTATGGTGTATGTGGTTAAGCGTGGAGTAAACGAAGCGATTAAAAGCGGTGCCATAGACTTGATTATTGATTTAAATACCCCAGGGGGACAAGCGGAGTCGATGGAAAAAATCATTCAGCAGATTGAACGTTTTCCATTTCAGGAAAATACTTTTGCCTTTGTAAATCATAAGGCCTATTCTGCAGGTGCTTTTGTGGCAGCTGCCTGCAGGCATATTTATATGGCTCCGGGTTCGGTTATAGGTGCAGCAACCCCTGTGATGTTTTCTCCTCAAGGTGGCATACAGAATTTACCGGAAAGTTATGAGAAAAAAATTCTTTCTGCCTATCAAGGATTGATTCGAGCCATTGCAGAACGGCACGGCCATAATCCAGCTGTTTTTAATGCCATGGTAGACAGAGATAGTGGACTTGTTATAGATGGCAAAGAAATCCTTCCTAAGGGAAAAGTCTTGACCCTTACCGATACAGAAGCCATTAGGCAGTATGGAAATCCTCCTAAACCTCTTTTAGCCGAAGGCATTGTTCCTAGTTTAGAGCAATTGGTCGAAAAAGTTATAGGTACAAAAGCAATAATTATCCAATTGAAACCTACCGGCTTCGAAAAAATAGGCAGGATGATGACCATGCTAGGTCCCCTTTTTTTGACTCTTGGGCTTCTGCTAGCCTATTTAGAACTTCAGACTGGGGGCATAGCTTTAGGAATCCTTAGTCTTTTCTTTTTTTCCCTTTATTTTTTGGGCCATTATCTAGCAGGATTAAGTGGTTTTGAGCCATTTTTCCTTTTCCTCTTGGGTGTTTCTTTGGTTTTGGCTGAGGTTTTTTTCTTTCCTGGATTAGTTATCCCAACTCTCATGGGGCTCTTAATGGTAGTCATAGCAATACTAACGGCATCGGCAGAAAAATTGCCGACAGAAAATGTGGGAAGTTGGCTTGCTAGGATGAGGGAGGGATTGATATCTTTGATAATTGCTATAGGTTCAGCCTTTCTGCTTATATTTGCTTTTTCCCGTTTTATTCCAAAAAGAGTTTCGATTGCGTGGAATAAAGAGCCGCAACAAAAGAATGAGCGGACCGACGAGCTGTTTGTTGGGATGGAAGGACAAGCAGTCACAGTCCTTAGACCAAGTGGTTTGGGAAGATTCAAGGGGAAGGTGGTAGATGTCGTAAGTCTTGGGGAGTTTATTGCTGAAGGCACTCCAATTCGGATTGTTCGAATCGAGGGGATCCGGATTGTTGTCGAAGCAGTGGATGTAAAGAGTAAAGAATAG
- a CDS encoding NfeD family protein — protein sequence MKLLLLILIITGGLGLFFESFFPGYILALLGSSLLLSAIVLGFVFYGLMGGFIVFGIELVVLLLIFWLGIVVFPKTGLKKKMELLVTNKEEEGNETNLYLGKEGRCESPCKPHGFVRIDSKRVEAVSETGYIEEGVKIKVVGIREGKAIVRAIKTE from the coding sequence GTGAAACTCTTGCTTTTGATATTGATTATTACTGGTGGTCTTGGGCTTTTCTTTGAATCTTTTTTTCCAGGCTATATTCTGGCATTATTAGGTTCTTCTTTGTTGTTGTCAGCTATAGTCTTAGGTTTTGTCTTTTATGGTCTCATGGGAGGATTCATAGTATTTGGGATTGAACTTGTCGTCTTGCTCTTGATCTTTTGGTTGGGGATCGTAGTTTTCCCCAAGACTGGGCTAAAAAAGAAGATGGAGCTTTTGGTGACAAATAAGGAAGAAGAAGGCAATGAGACCAATTTGTATCTAGGAAAAGAAGGTAGATGCGAGTCTCCATGCAAGCCGCATGGTTTTGTTCGCATAGATTCAAAAAGAGTAGAGGCAGTATCTGAAACAGGATATATTGAAGAAGGAGTAAAGATAAAAGTGGTAGGAATCAGGGAAGGGAAAGCAATTGTAAGAGCTATAAAAACTGAATAG
- the floA gene encoding flotillin-like protein FloA (flotillin-like protein involved in membrane lipid rafts) translates to MILSLLNNKQGDFVISWILIVFLLIVLLIVAAILFNFIGLWVKAMITGAAVSLLNLVAMRLRGIPPSLIVNTRITAVRSGLSISTAQLESHYLAGGNVEHVVRALVAADRAGIPLTFNRACAIDLATIGTGKSVFEAVRTSVNPKVIDCPFQVGGPTYIAGVAKDGITVKAKARVTVRTNLERFVGGATEETIIARVGEGIVTTIGMANTYKEVLEHPDRISKIVLQKGLDSGTAFEILSIDIAEVIIGDNVGAKLQAEQAEADKRVAQAKAEVRRAAAVALEQEMKAKVEEMRAKVVEAESQIPLAISEAFKKGYLGVMDYYRLRNIQADTQMRASISGETSSTTPP, encoded by the coding sequence ATGATACTAAGCCTGTTAAACAATAAACAAGGGGATTTTGTGATTAGCTGGATTTTGATTGTCTTTTTACTCATTGTTCTGCTGATTGTTGCAGCAATCCTATTCAATTTTATTGGATTATGGGTAAAGGCAATGATTACAGGAGCTGCTGTCAGCTTACTGAATCTCGTTGCCATGAGACTTAGAGGAATTCCTCCCTCGTTGATTGTTAACACAAGAATCACCGCAGTCCGTTCTGGTCTATCTATTTCCACAGCTCAATTAGAATCCCATTATTTGGCAGGTGGTAATGTGGAGCATGTCGTACGAGCATTGGTAGCAGCGGATAGGGCGGGGATCCCCTTAACATTCAACAGAGCCTGTGCCATTGATCTGGCAACCATAGGAACCGGGAAAAGTGTATTTGAGGCTGTTCGCACAAGCGTTAATCCTAAAGTAATCGATTGTCCTTTTCAAGTTGGAGGGCCAACCTACATTGCAGGGGTAGCTAAGGACGGAATAACAGTAAAAGCCAAAGCAAGAGTGACCGTTAGAACAAATTTGGAAAGATTTGTAGGAGGAGCGACCGAAGAAACCATTATTGCTCGAGTAGGAGAGGGCATAGTGACGACCATAGGAATGGCTAATACGTACAAGGAAGTATTAGAACATCCTGATCGGATATCGAAGATAGTGCTTCAGAAAGGATTGGATTCAGGTACAGCTTTTGAGATTTTATCGATAGATATTGCTGAAGTGATCATAGGAGATAATGTAGGAGCAAAACTTCAAGCTGAGCAGGCAGAAGCAGATAAAAGGGTAGCACAGGCGAAAGCAGAAGTCAGAAGAGCGGCCGCTGTAGCTCTAGAACAGGAAATGAAGGCTAAAGTCGAAGAGATGAGAGCCAAAGTGGTGGAAGCTGAGTCTCAGATCCCCTTAGCCATTTCTGAAGCTTTTAAAAAAGGCTATCTTGGAGTGATGGATTATTATAGGTTGCGTAACATTCAAGCAGATACCCAAATGCGGGCTAGTATTTCAGGTGAAACATCTTCTACAACTCCCCCTTAA
- a CDS encoding efflux RND transporter periplasmic adaptor subunit, which yields MGKRKGLQNFLFFFGILPFFFWFFLRTIQAEEKKGDILYYTCTMHPSVKSKTPGKCPICSMDLVPVYASSFETKAEQKIPKETPEASPFFIPPERLQAIGVRTEEVQVRKLKLEIKAPAIVSINESKIYDINVKAGNGYIIKLYANYVGKHFSKGETLATILSQDWVQAQMDYIKAYRAWRRSLLVKKDNPILLDQQFYHIRARLRVWDLNEDQIRELEKYAWSMSVNDVRTAKGIRGTFELRSPIEGHIHEKNVYEGMYFTAGQSLLKIVGLQDVWILAELPEDQARYIAIGLPCQISFPALPEKTFEAKIDFIQPHFAEETRRLQVRVVLPNPHHILHPGMYADFKTTIDFGTRLAVAEDAVIPTGERYVVFLDHGGGHLEPKFVEIGDKIEGYYIVRGGVKEGDRVVSGANFLIDAEARVQGALKIWSSDHYPMKEKKDSGEKQEPQQMPPSHMHGIPHSHMHGMPGM from the coding sequence ATGGGCAAAAGAAAAGGCTTGCAGAATTTCTTATTTTTCTTTGGCATCCTTCCTTTCTTTTTTTGGTTTTTTCTCCGCACTATTCAAGCAGAAGAAAAAAAGGGAGACATTCTTTATTATACTTGCACGATGCACCCCAGCGTCAAATCAAAAACTCCTGGAAAATGCCCTATTTGTTCGATGGACCTAGTGCCCGTTTATGCTTCCAGTTTTGAAACAAAAGCTGAGCAAAAGATTCCAAAAGAAACCCCGGAAGCCTCTCCCTTTTTTATTCCTCCAGAAAGGCTTCAGGCTATTGGAGTAAGGACCGAGGAGGTACAAGTCCGAAAGTTAAAACTTGAAATTAAGGCACCAGCCATTGTTTCAATCAACGAGTCAAAAATTTACGATATTAATGTCAAGGCGGGCAATGGGTATATTATCAAATTATATGCCAACTATGTAGGCAAGCATTTTTCCAAGGGGGAAACACTGGCAACTATATTAAGCCAGGATTGGGTTCAGGCGCAGATGGATTATATAAAGGCTTATAGAGCATGGCGGAGGAGCCTTTTAGTAAAAAAAGATAATCCGATACTGCTCGATCAACAATTTTATCACATTCGTGCTAGACTGCGTGTTTGGGATCTTAATGAGGATCAAATAAGGGAGCTTGAAAAATATGCTTGGTCGATGTCTGTCAACGATGTGCGAACAGCAAAGGGTATTCGTGGAACGTTTGAGCTCCGTTCTCCCATAGAGGGGCATATCCATGAAAAAAATGTTTATGAAGGGATGTATTTTACAGCCGGCCAGTCCTTACTCAAGATCGTTGGTCTACAAGATGTGTGGATTTTGGCTGAACTACCAGAAGATCAGGCTCGATATATTGCAATTGGTCTTCCTTGTCAGATAAGCTTCCCTGCTTTGCCAGAAAAAACATTCGAAGCCAAAATCGATTTTATCCAACCCCATTTTGCTGAAGAGACTCGCCGATTGCAGGTGAGGGTTGTTCTGCCTAACCCACATCACATTCTGCATCCAGGGATGTACGCTGATTTTAAAACAACAATAGATTTTGGCACTAGGCTTGCTGTAGCTGAAGATGCGGTGATCCCCACAGGAGAACGCTACGTAGTTTTTCTCGACCATGGGGGAGGCCACTTGGAGCCAAAATTTGTGGAAATTGGAGATAAAATAGAAGGCTATTATATTGTCCGAGGGGGGGTAAAAGAGGGGGATCGAGTGGTCAGTGGAGCCAATTTTTTGATCGATGCAGAAGCCAGGGTTCAGGGAGCCTTAAAAATATGGAGTAGCGATCATTATCCCATGAAAGAGAAAAAAGATTCAGGAGAGAAGCAAGAACCTCAACAGATGCCTCCTTCCCATATGCATGGAATACCTCATTCCCATATGCATGGGATGCCAGGCATGTAA
- a CDS encoding efflux RND transporter permease subunit: MISRIIHWSGENPFVVLLFVFFSLCLGLYSVAHVPLDAIPDLSDVQVIVYTEWPGRSPTLVEDQITYPISTRFISAPKVKFVRGESMFGKSFVYVIFEDGTDLYWARSRVLEYLNSVRSSLPANVNPTLGPDATGVGWVYEYVLLDTSGKHTLSELRSFQDWTLRYALSSVHGVSEIASFGGYVRQYQVNIDPNKLLAYGIRFDEVVQAIQKSNQDVGGKSLEVSTVEFYIRGKGYFRNLEDISQVVVKRDRQGFPVVVNQLGDLTIGGDIRFGVTDYNGIGEAVGGIVIMRYGENALQVINGIKKKIKSLEPSFPQGVKLVPVYDRSELIYKSIETLKKKLFEECLIVSAVCVVFLWHLRSSLIPIFMLPAAVILSFIPFSSFHLTANIMSLGGIAIAIGAMIDAAIIMVENAHRSLEEYRILTGNDPKGNIRKELLLKASQNVGRPLFFSLLVITVSFLPIFALEAQEGRLFKPLAFTKTFSMFFASLLSITLVPALMNYFIRGKIIPEQKNPINRFLFFLYKPVLEQALKHRVIVLVLALLILLSTYYPLSRLGAEFMPPLNEGTILYMPTAVPGISISEAERFLNLQDRYLMTFPEVESVFGKSGQADTATDPAPLSMTETIINLKPKDQWRKGMNWDKLIAEMNQKLHFPGVANVFWMPIQTRIQMLTTGFRSVLGIKIFGKDLEELNRLGEKIEKVLLEMPETRSAYAERIEGGNYIDIIVRRDKLARYGLTVEDVNQTIEGAIGGNTVTTTIEGRERYPVNVRYHRDFRKDVASLSRILVPLPPQASLQKQMSGNPTMAIASSQIPLSEVTDIRYRQGPPLVRSENAQLVNFVFVDTPAKDLVGYIKKAGQKIGTTISFPPGYYIEWAGSYEYFLRAKAKFSLLIPLTLFIIFVLIYFNTHSLKKTLIVLLAFPFSLVGAFWFLYILNYNLSVAVAVGLIALAGIDAETGVIMLLYLDHAFMEAKKTGKMGSMADLLDAVKEGAAGRIRPKIMTVCAILFGLLPILWSQETGADVMKRIAAPMVGGVITSALLELIIYPVIFIYLEKHSISQSQTVAEKARI, translated from the coding sequence ATGATCAGCCGGATTATTCATTGGAGTGGAGAAAATCCATTTGTGGTTCTCCTCTTTGTTTTCTTTAGCCTTTGTCTGGGTCTTTATTCTGTTGCGCACGTGCCTCTTGATGCCATACCTGATCTTTCCGACGTTCAAGTGATTGTTTATACCGAATGGCCTGGGAGAAGCCCTACTCTTGTTGAAGATCAGATAACCTATCCGATTTCAACTCGTTTTATTTCTGCTCCGAAAGTCAAATTCGTAAGGGGAGAGTCGATGTTTGGGAAGTCTTTTGTCTATGTAATTTTCGAAGATGGAACAGATCTTTACTGGGCAAGATCGCGAGTTCTTGAATATCTGAACTCGGTTCGATCATCTCTTCCCGCTAATGTCAATCCGACATTAGGTCCCGATGCGACGGGAGTGGGCTGGGTTTATGAGTATGTTCTCCTAGATACATCGGGCAAGCATACGCTCTCTGAGCTCCGTTCTTTTCAGGATTGGACATTACGGTATGCTCTCTCTTCTGTTCATGGAGTTTCGGAAATAGCCAGTTTTGGTGGGTATGTTAGACAATATCAAGTAAATATCGATCCTAACAAGCTTTTGGCCTATGGGATCCGTTTTGATGAGGTTGTTCAGGCAATACAGAAGAGTAATCAAGATGTGGGAGGGAAAAGCCTAGAGGTTTCTACAGTCGAATTTTATATACGAGGCAAGGGGTATTTCAGGAATTTAGAAGATATCAGCCAGGTGGTCGTTAAAAGGGATAGGCAGGGTTTTCCTGTTGTGGTGAATCAGTTGGGAGACTTGACGATTGGAGGAGATATTCGTTTTGGAGTCACTGATTATAACGGCATTGGAGAAGCTGTCGGAGGCATAGTCATCATGCGATATGGTGAGAATGCACTCCAAGTGATCAATGGAATAAAGAAAAAAATTAAGAGTCTAGAACCTTCTTTCCCCCAAGGGGTCAAATTGGTGCCTGTGTATGATCGATCCGAACTAATTTACAAATCGATTGAAACATTGAAAAAAAAGCTTTTTGAAGAATGCCTTATCGTCAGTGCCGTCTGTGTTGTTTTTCTATGGCATTTGCGTAGCTCATTAATTCCTATTTTTATGTTGCCAGCAGCTGTTATCTTGTCTTTTATCCCTTTTTCTAGTTTCCATCTGACAGCTAATATCATGTCTTTGGGTGGCATAGCCATTGCCATAGGAGCCATGATTGATGCAGCCATCATCATGGTGGAGAATGCGCATCGTTCGCTTGAAGAATATAGGATATTGACCGGCAATGATCCCAAGGGGAACATCCGAAAAGAGTTGCTACTGAAAGCCTCGCAAAATGTAGGCAGACCCCTTTTTTTCTCTCTTCTTGTTATTACCGTTTCCTTTCTGCCAATCTTTGCTTTGGAGGCTCAAGAAGGCAGATTATTTAAGCCACTTGCTTTTACAAAAACTTTCTCCATGTTTTTTGCTTCCCTCCTCTCTATCACACTTGTTCCAGCTCTCATGAACTACTTTATCCGAGGGAAAATCATTCCTGAACAAAAAAATCCTATCAACCGGTTCCTTTTTTTTCTCTATAAGCCTGTTCTTGAACAAGCTCTTAAACATAGAGTTATTGTTTTGGTTCTTGCTCTGCTAATACTTCTCTCTACTTATTATCCATTATCCAGACTGGGCGCGGAGTTCATGCCTCCTTTAAACGAAGGAACAATCCTTTATATGCCGACAGCCGTTCCTGGAATAAGTATTTCTGAAGCGGAGAGGTTTCTCAATCTTCAGGATCGTTATCTAATGACATTTCCAGAAGTGGAATCGGTTTTTGGCAAATCAGGACAGGCAGATACTGCCACCGATCCGGCTCCTCTTTCGATGACTGAAACGATCATCAATTTAAAACCTAAAGATCAATGGAGAAAAGGAATGAATTGGGATAAGTTGATTGCTGAAATGAATCAGAAACTCCATTTCCCTGGGGTGGCGAATGTGTTCTGGATGCCTATTCAAACACGAATTCAAATGCTGACCACAGGGTTTCGCTCCGTTTTGGGGATTAAAATCTTTGGTAAGGATCTTGAGGAGTTGAATAGGCTTGGAGAAAAAATCGAAAAAGTCTTGCTAGAGATGCCTGAAACAAGGAGTGCCTATGCAGAAAGAATTGAGGGAGGAAATTATATCGATATCATTGTGCGCCGAGATAAACTGGCCCGTTATGGACTGACTGTCGAAGACGTTAACCAAACAATAGAGGGAGCCATTGGAGGGAACACGGTGACTACCACCATCGAAGGGAGAGAACGATACCCTGTAAATGTTAGATACCATAGAGATTTTAGAAAAGACGTGGCTTCTCTTTCAAGGATTCTTGTTCCGCTGCCACCTCAAGCCTCGCTACAGAAACAAATGTCTGGTAATCCGACAATGGCTATTGCTTCCTCACAAATTCCCTTAAGTGAAGTGACAGACATTCGCTATAGACAAGGTCCCCCACTTGTTAGAAGTGAAAATGCACAACTGGTGAATTTTGTTTTTGTTGATACGCCTGCGAAGGATTTAGTGGGATATATTAAAAAGGCCGGACAAAAAATTGGGACAACGATCTCCTTCCCACCCGGTTATTACATCGAATGGGCCGGTTCTTATGAATATTTTCTTCGAGCCAAAGCTAAATTTTCCCTGCTTATTCCGTTGACTTTGTTTATCATTTTTGTCTTGATCTATTTTAATACCCATTCTTTAAAGAAAACTCTTATAGTGCTTCTTGCTTTTCCTTTTTCTCTAGTGGGAGCGTTTTGGTTCCTTTATATCCTTAATTATAATTTGAGTGTAGCAGTTGCTGTTGGTTTGATTGCTCTAGCGGGAATCGATGCGGAAACCGGTGTGATTATGCTACTTTATCTTGATCATGCTTTCATGGAAGCAAAGAAAACGGGGAAAATGGGATCGATGGCCGATCTTTTAGATGCCGTTAAGGAAGGGGCAGCAGGAAGAATAAGGCCCAAAATAATGACTGTTTGTGCAATTCTTTTTGGCCTTCTACCTATTTTATGGAGTCAAGAAACAGGGGCGGATGTGATGAAACGGATCGCCGCTCCCATGGTTGGGGGAGTCATCACCTCTGCCTTATTGGAGTTGATCATTTATCCAGTTATCTTTATATACCTTGAAAAGCATTCCATTAGCCAATCCCAAACGGTTGCTGAAAAGGCTCGCATTTAA
- a CDS encoding DUF883 family protein has product MMNEFVTREKLVNDIKAVLHDADILLKTTAGDIGEKTKDAIDRLNTKLNSLRDYLSNSEDWLVDKAKERAKNTDEIIRKNPYQSIGISLLVGIAIGIILGRK; this is encoded by the coding sequence ATGATGAATGAATTTGTAACCAGGGAAAAATTAGTTAACGATATCAAAGCTGTACTTCATGATGCTGATATTCTCCTCAAAACGACTGCGGGTGATATTGGAGAAAAAACAAAGGATGCCATTGACAGGCTAAACACCAAATTAAATTCTTTAAGAGACTACTTAAGTAATTCAGAAGATTGGCTTGTCGATAAAGCAAAAGAAAGAGCGAAAAATACAGATGAAATTATTCGAAAAAATCCTTACCAATCGATAGGAATTTCATTATTGGTGGGTATTGCTATTGGCATTATCCTTGGCAGAAAATAG
- a CDS encoding MotA/TolQ/ExbB proton channel family protein — protein MIQFFLKGGPIMWPILALSVITLAVIFERLLFLIEIARNRKRKLVTKFLELVGQGRYEEALTIAEKSKDYVLKVLQEGLKHKDGALEDALLDAASEQLERFNKGLVVLDTAVTLGPLLGLLGTVTGMMHAFSIVGSGEIAGKQAAITGGVAESLIAVSFGLAVAIVAIIPLNFFSARMDRARRRIEEASTRLVLLLKGQIEAEGTASRHTIGNPSSLEGMSNSKIQSSSSVLP, from the coding sequence ATGATTCAATTTTTTTTAAAAGGCGGACCAATCATGTGGCCAATTCTGGCCCTATCCGTTATAACTCTTGCTGTCATATTCGAGAGATTGCTTTTTCTGATAGAAATAGCTCGTAATAGAAAACGAAAGCTAGTGACGAAATTCCTAGAACTTGTTGGGCAGGGAAGGTATGAAGAGGCGTTAACTATAGCTGAAAAAAGTAAAGATTATGTGCTCAAAGTCTTGCAAGAAGGGTTAAAGCATAAAGATGGTGCCTTAGAAGATGCTCTGCTTGATGCTGCAAGCGAGCAGCTGGAAAGATTTAATAAGGGACTCGTTGTTCTTGATACAGCAGTGACTCTAGGGCCGTTATTGGGGCTTTTAGGAACAGTTACTGGGATGATGCATGCTTTTAGTATTGTAGGCTCTGGAGAAATTGCGGGAAAACAAGCCGCTATTACGGGAGGTGTGGCAGAGTCTTTGATTGCTGTTAGCTTTGGTCTTGCCGTAGCCATTGTAGCTATCATTCCTTTAAATTTTTTCAGTGCTCGAATGGATAGAGCTAGAAGAAGAATAGAAGAAGCTTCTACGCGTCTTGTTTTGCTTTTAAAAGGCCAGATAGAGGCAGAGGGGACAGCTAGCAGACATACCATTGGAAATCCTTCTTCTTTGGAAGGAATGTCCAATTCCAAAATTCAATCGAGTTCTTCGGTGTTGCCATAA